A window from Natronorubrum aibiense encodes these proteins:
- a CDS encoding saccharopine dehydrogenase family protein, producing the protein MSNTDRQHDLVVWGATGVAGRLVAEYLTAQYTPDQLSLALGGRSESRLHKLETALRERRSAWDDIPIVIGDATEPESLRAIAEDTRVVCTTVGPYTKYGTPLVEACIAAETDYCDLTGEVNWVREMIDRYHDDAVEAGTRIVHSCGFDSIPTDLGTKLVQSFAIDEFGTPCDMAQIYLEDSRGSVSGGTMASAIEVFRAASTDPLARQTLRNPYSLAPKGERDGVDPGAQSVPKKDPLRSVWTAPSPMAMVNERVVRRSNALLRYPWGREFECTEVLPMGDGLVGLARANAVWAGITVATAGMAFGPTREGLRRFVFPDPGEGPTRKQIENGYFTVRVLGRGTATDGPFVVASQISADWDPGYGATARMLSEAAMCLVRDQTDSPLEGGILTPASGIGDPLADRLRQAGLDVEVDVWDRPPA; encoded by the coding sequence GTGTCGAACACTGACCGACAGCACGATCTCGTCGTCTGGGGGGCAACCGGCGTCGCTGGCCGCCTCGTCGCCGAGTATCTCACTGCACAGTACACACCAGACCAGCTCTCGCTCGCACTCGGCGGTCGCAGCGAGAGTCGACTCCACAAATTGGAAACAGCACTCAGAGAACGGCGTTCTGCGTGGGATGACATCCCGATCGTCATCGGCGACGCAACCGAGCCTGAAAGTCTTCGCGCCATCGCCGAAGACACGCGTGTCGTTTGTACGACGGTCGGCCCGTACACGAAGTATGGCACACCACTCGTCGAGGCATGCATCGCCGCTGAAACGGACTACTGTGATCTGACGGGAGAGGTGAACTGGGTGCGGGAGATGATCGACCGATACCACGACGACGCGGTCGAGGCAGGCACTCGAATCGTCCACAGCTGTGGATTCGACTCGATCCCCACCGATCTCGGTACGAAACTCGTTCAATCGTTCGCTATCGACGAGTTCGGGACTCCGTGTGATATGGCACAAATCTACCTGGAAGACAGTCGCGGTAGCGTGAGCGGTGGCACGATGGCCAGTGCAATCGAAGTGTTTCGCGCTGCGTCGACCGATCCGCTGGCCCGGCAGACGCTTCGGAACCCGTACTCGCTGGCACCGAAAGGTGAGCGCGACGGCGTTGATCCGGGTGCACAGTCCGTACCGAAAAAGGACCCACTACGATCGGTGTGGACAGCTCCGTCGCCGATGGCGATGGTGAACGAACGGGTCGTTCGACGCAGCAACGCGCTGCTCAGGTATCCGTGGGGGCGTGAGTTCGAGTGTACAGAAGTGCTGCCCATGGGCGACGGCCTCGTCGGCCTGGCACGTGCAAACGCTGTCTGGGCGGGGATCACGGTCGCTACTGCTGGGATGGCGTTCGGACCAACACGAGAAGGATTACGTCGATTCGTGTTCCCGGATCCAGGCGAAGGGCCGACGAGAAAGCAGATCGAAAACGGGTATTTCACCGTCCGTGTACTTGGCCGTGGGACCGCCACTGACGGCCCGTTCGTCGTGGCGAGTCAGATTAGCGCCGATTGGGATCCGGGGTACGGCGCGACCGCGAGGATGCTCAGCGAAGCTGCGATGTGCCTGGTGCGCGACCAGACAGACTCACCGCTCGAAGGGGGGATTCTCACGCCGGCGTCAGGTATCGGTGACCCACTTGCTGACAGGCTTCGGCAGGCGGGACTGGATGTGGAGGTTGATGTGTGGGATCGTCCGCCCGCATAA